A window of Tautonia plasticadhaerens contains these coding sequences:
- the ligA gene encoding NAD-dependent DNA ligase LigA codes for METEDPAREIAELRREIDRHDRLYYVEAAPVISDREYDRLLKRLGDLEAAHPELITPDSPTQRVGGAPIESFRTVRHAVPMLSIDNTYTLDEVREWDARVRRGLTDGEAVRFDVELKVDGVAVSLRYEGGSLVLGATRGDGERGDDITSNLRTVRGVPLTLADDPPDLLEVRGEVYMTNSELVRLNQGRKAEGLPPFANPRNATAGSLKLLDPRLCGRRRLMFVAHGLGEVRGLDASSYEQVLGLIRRWGIPVSPHNACFDAIEAVIEHATTWESKRHELDFQIDGLVVKVDDLGQRARLGKRSRSPRWVIAYKYEAEQAITKILGITVQVGKTGKLTPVAELEPVPLGGTVVRRASLHNPDEIDRKGVRIGDSVVIQKAGEIIPQVVRVEADARDGSEVPYAFPDRCPSCDSPVERIPGEVDVRCSSPASVCPDQLKEWIRWFSHRDAMDVDGLGEKLIHQLVDKGFVHSLGDLYRLDEQTLADLDRMGKKSAANLVRALEESKHRTLDRFLTGLTIRHVGIRIAEILARRFGSIESIRHASLEALEAVPEVGHVVAASVREFFEDGANQALLDDLLAAGVSPQPLPELQAADGLPLAGKTFVITGTLPHRSRPEAEALIKRAGGKVTGSVSKNTSYLLAGAEAGSKLEKARQMNITVIDEAELERLAGGG; via the coding sequence ATGGAGACCGAGGATCCGGCCCGGGAGATCGCCGAGCTGCGACGCGAGATCGACCGGCACGACCGCCTCTACTACGTCGAGGCCGCCCCGGTCATCAGCGACCGCGAATATGACCGCCTCCTCAAGCGGCTCGGAGACCTCGAGGCGGCCCATCCCGAGCTGATCACCCCCGACAGCCCCACCCAGCGCGTCGGCGGCGCCCCGATCGAGTCGTTCCGCACGGTCCGGCACGCCGTCCCGATGCTCTCGATCGACAACACGTACACCCTCGACGAGGTCCGGGAGTGGGACGCCCGGGTCCGCAGGGGCCTGACCGACGGCGAGGCCGTCCGCTTCGACGTCGAGCTGAAGGTCGACGGCGTCGCCGTCTCGCTCCGATACGAGGGCGGCTCCCTCGTCCTCGGCGCCACCCGGGGGGACGGCGAGCGGGGGGATGACATCACCTCGAACCTCCGGACCGTCCGGGGCGTGCCGCTCACCCTGGCCGACGATCCCCCCGACCTGCTGGAGGTCCGGGGGGAGGTCTACATGACCAACTCCGAGCTCGTCCGGCTCAACCAGGGCCGCAAGGCCGAGGGGCTTCCCCCGTTCGCCAACCCCCGGAACGCGACGGCCGGCTCGCTGAAGCTGCTCGATCCGAGGCTCTGCGGCAGGCGTCGGCTCATGTTCGTGGCCCACGGCCTGGGGGAGGTCCGGGGGCTCGACGCCTCCTCGTATGAACAGGTCCTCGGCCTGATTCGCCGCTGGGGCATCCCCGTCAGCCCGCACAACGCCTGCTTCGACGCCATCGAGGCGGTCATCGAACACGCGACGACCTGGGAGTCGAAGCGGCACGAGCTGGACTTCCAGATCGACGGCCTCGTGGTCAAGGTCGACGACCTCGGCCAGCGGGCGCGGCTGGGGAAGCGGTCGAGGAGCCCCCGATGGGTGATCGCCTACAAATATGAGGCGGAGCAGGCGATCACGAAGATCCTGGGGATCACCGTGCAGGTGGGCAAGACCGGCAAGCTCACCCCCGTGGCCGAGCTGGAGCCGGTCCCCCTGGGCGGGACGGTGGTGAGGCGGGCCAGCCTGCACAACCCCGACGAGATCGACCGCAAGGGGGTCCGCATCGGCGACTCGGTCGTCATCCAGAAGGCCGGCGAGATCATCCCCCAGGTCGTCCGGGTCGAGGCCGACGCCCGGGACGGATCGGAAGTCCCCTACGCCTTCCCCGATCGCTGCCCCAGCTGCGACTCGCCCGTCGAGCGCATCCCCGGCGAGGTCGACGTGCGGTGCTCCAGCCCCGCCTCGGTGTGCCCCGACCAGCTCAAGGAGTGGATCCGCTGGTTCTCCCACCGGGACGCCATGGACGTCGACGGCCTGGGGGAGAAGCTGATCCATCAGCTCGTCGACAAGGGGTTCGTCCATTCGCTGGGAGACCTCTATCGGCTCGACGAGCAGACCCTGGCCGACCTCGACCGCATGGGCAAGAAGTCGGCCGCCAACCTCGTCAGGGCGCTGGAGGAGAGCAAGCACCGGACGCTCGACCGGTTCCTCACCGGCCTGACCATCCGCCACGTCGGCATCCGGATCGCCGAGATCCTGGCCCGACGCTTCGGCTCGATCGAGTCGATCCGGCACGCCTCCCTGGAGGCGCTCGAGGCGGTCCCCGAGGTCGGCCACGTCGTCGCGGCCAGCGTCCGGGAGTTCTTCGAGGACGGGGCGAACCAGGCGCTGCTCGACGACCTGCTCGCCGCCGGCGTCTCCCCCCAGCCGCTCCCCGAACTCCAGGCCGCCGACGGCCTCCCGCTAGCCGGGAAGACGTTCGTCATCACCGGGACCCTGCCGCATCGTTCCCGCCCCGAGGCCGAGGCCCTCATCAAGAGGGCCGGGGGCAAGGTGACCGGCTCCGTCTCGAAGAACACCTCCTACCTGCTCGCGGGGGCAGAGGCCGGCAGCAAGCTGGAGAAGGCCCGGCAAATGAACATCACCGTCATCGACGAGGCCGAGCTGGAACGGCTGGCGGGGGGCGGATGA
- a CDS encoding glycosyltransferase, translated as MSATDPDAPAGAPPRGSLVVLIPVYNDWEALRRLLPELDRVLASSGLPADVLVVDDGSLTDPDLGPGRYRAISRVDLLVLRRNLGHQRAIAIGLAYVADRLETCETLVVMDGDGEDDPGDVPRMLERYRAEGGTKIVFADRTRRSESIRFRVFYQIYRLIHRLLTGFDVRVGNFSVIPRRVLESLSVVSELWNHYAAAAFNSRQPHCSIPTRRARRLHGEPRMNFVRLVVHGLSAISVHSELIGVRLLVVSFALILLDLVGVTAVVVVRLTTDLAIPGWATTAVGISLVLLAQAVMLALLFSFVTLSGRQGLTFLPIRDYGYFVGRSRNVHPGEP; from the coding sequence ATGAGCGCGACCGACCCCGACGCCCCGGCCGGAGCCCCGCCGAGGGGATCCCTCGTGGTGCTGATCCCCGTCTACAACGACTGGGAGGCGCTGCGGCGGTTGTTGCCCGAACTCGACCGCGTCCTGGCCTCGTCCGGGCTCCCGGCCGACGTCCTCGTGGTCGACGACGGCTCCCTCACCGACCCGGACCTCGGCCCCGGCCGCTACCGGGCGATCAGCCGGGTCGACCTGCTCGTGCTGCGGAGGAACCTCGGCCACCAGCGGGCGATCGCCATCGGCCTGGCCTACGTGGCCGATCGGCTGGAGACGTGCGAGACCCTGGTGGTGATGGACGGCGACGGCGAGGACGACCCGGGGGACGTCCCCCGGATGCTCGAACGCTACCGGGCCGAGGGGGGGACGAAGATCGTCTTCGCCGACCGGACGCGACGCTCCGAGTCGATCCGCTTCCGCGTCTTCTACCAGATCTACCGGCTAATCCACCGCCTGCTCACCGGGTTCGACGTCCGGGTGGGAAACTTCAGCGTGATCCCCCGTCGGGTCCTGGAGAGCCTCTCGGTGGTCTCCGAACTCTGGAACCACTACGCCGCCGCCGCCTTCAACTCCCGGCAACCGCATTGCTCGATCCCCACCCGGAGGGCCCGGCGGCTGCACGGCGAGCCGAGGATGAACTTCGTCCGGCTGGTCGTCCACGGCCTCAGCGCCATCTCGGTGCACAGCGAGCTGATCGGCGTCCGCCTGCTGGTCGTCTCGTTCGCCCTGATCCTGCTCGACCTCGTCGGGGTGACGGCCGTCGTCGTCGTCCGCCTGACGACCGACCTGGCCATCCCCGGCTGGGCGACGACCGCCGTGGGGATCTCGCTCGTCCTGCTGGCCCAGGCGGTCATGCTGGCGCTGCTCTTCAGCTTCGTGACCCTCAGCGGGCGGCAGGGGCTCACCTTCCTGCCGATCCGGGACTACGGCTACTTCGTCGGCCGGTCCCGGAACGTCCACCCCGGTGAACCATGA
- a CDS encoding class I SAM-dependent methyltransferase: MSRYTYEGSELDLFAGARVWKETLRRHLAPYLGPEVLEVGAGFGGTTRSLCRREAGHRRWICLEPDAGLAARLDATIASGGLPACCRVVVGTTQDPGVVAEAPFDAVLYIDVMEHIGRDAEELDRASALLRPGGHVAVLSPAHQWLFTPFDRAIGHHRRYSKRSLAALTPPGLEPVRLDYLDSAGLLASLGNRLVLRSAMPGPRQVAFWDRYLVRASRVLDPMLGHHVGKSVLGIWRRRSP; this comes from the coding sequence ATGAGTCGCTACACCTACGAGGGCTCGGAGCTCGACCTCTTCGCCGGCGCCAGGGTCTGGAAGGAGACCCTGAGGAGGCACCTGGCCCCGTACCTCGGGCCCGAGGTGCTGGAGGTCGGGGCCGGGTTCGGGGGCACCACGCGGTCCCTCTGCCGGCGGGAGGCCGGGCACCGCCGGTGGATCTGCCTGGAGCCGGACGCCGGGCTCGCCGCCCGCCTCGACGCGACGATCGCCTCGGGAGGGCTGCCGGCCTGCTGCCGGGTGGTCGTGGGGACGACCCAGGACCCGGGGGTGGTCGCCGAGGCCCCCTTCGACGCCGTCTTGTATATCGACGTGATGGAGCACATCGGGCGGGACGCGGAGGAACTCGACCGGGCCTCGGCCCTGCTGAGGCCGGGCGGGCACGTCGCGGTGCTCTCGCCGGCCCATCAATGGTTGTTCACGCCGTTCGACCGGGCGATCGGCCACCATCGCCGCTACTCGAAGCGGTCCCTGGCCGCGCTCACGCCCCCGGGCCTGGAGCCGGTCCGCCTGGACTACCTCGACTCCGCCGGCCTGCTCGCCTCGCTGGGCAACCGCCTGGTGCTCCGCAGCGCCATGCCCGGGCCCAGGCAGGTGGCGTTCTGGGACCGGTACCTCGTCCGGGCCTCTCGGGTGCTCGACCCGATGCTGGGCCACCACGTGGGGAAGTCGGTCCTGGGCATCTGGCGGCGTCGGTCCCCCTAG
- a CDS encoding serine/threonine-protein kinase, with the protein MTDAITPDPGGSLRSESPPGDSETPDLRDTATMAPDDRGCPDDGFTLRDEPSRSLIAIRRDFGKYELINELGRGGMGVVYKARQKDLDRVVALKMILSSHLASRDQVARFYAEARAAARMRDPNIVGIYEVGEHGGQHFFTMEYVAGKSLAQVIRGVPMGIEEASRLVMIVARAVDSLHKQGMIHRDLKPSNILLDEAGNPSVSDFGLAKLLESEERVTASNAIVGTPGYMAPEQAAGRGGQVGPASDLYSLGAILFECLTGRPPYDGSAPLETLVRVLEGEPPQPRQLNPTIPRPLEKICLKCLEKDPGDRYASARDLADDLDHFLRGEPVEATRGGPWHRLRRWARREPALASRLGTMAACGIIIYLNHSLIAYTQSASLRSFVVVVNWAMASFLCQHLLQRPRWADLGRYVWSATDVVLFSLLVYVNQGLNTAMVSGYFLIVSASGLWFRERMVWLTTLLSVAGYAALAIGQGLPEGYDSPYRHFVFASALAASGFVVSYQVRRVRALSCYYDPRPLP; encoded by the coding sequence ATGACCGACGCAATCACGCCCGATCCCGGGGGATCGCTGCGGTCCGAGTCGCCCCCGGGCGACTCGGAGACGCCGGATCTGCGCGACACGGCCACCATGGCGCCCGACGACCGGGGTTGCCCGGACGACGGCTTCACCCTCAGGGACGAGCCGTCCCGGTCGCTCATCGCCATCCGCCGCGACTTCGGCAAATATGAACTGATCAACGAACTCGGCCGGGGCGGGATGGGGGTGGTCTACAAGGCGAGGCAGAAGGACCTGGACCGGGTCGTGGCGCTGAAGATGATCCTGTCGAGCCACCTGGCCTCCCGCGACCAGGTCGCCCGGTTCTACGCCGAGGCCCGGGCGGCCGCCCGGATGCGCGACCCGAACATCGTCGGGATCTACGAGGTCGGCGAGCACGGCGGGCAGCATTTCTTCACGATGGAGTACGTGGCGGGCAAGAGCCTGGCCCAGGTGATCCGCGGCGTGCCGATGGGGATCGAGGAGGCTTCGAGGCTGGTGATGATCGTGGCCCGGGCGGTCGATTCGCTGCACAAGCAGGGGATGATCCACCGGGACCTGAAGCCCTCCAACATCCTGCTCGACGAGGCGGGCAACCCCAGCGTCTCCGACTTCGGCCTGGCGAAGCTGCTGGAGAGCGAGGAGCGCGTGACGGCCTCCAACGCCATCGTCGGCACGCCCGGCTACATGGCCCCGGAGCAGGCCGCCGGGCGGGGCGGGCAGGTCGGGCCGGCGAGCGACCTCTACAGCCTCGGCGCCATCCTCTTCGAGTGCCTCACCGGCCGCCCCCCCTACGACGGCTCGGCCCCGCTGGAGACCCTCGTCCGGGTGCTGGAGGGGGAGCCCCCCCAGCCCCGGCAGCTCAACCCGACGATTCCCCGGCCCCTGGAGAAGATCTGCCTGAAGTGCCTGGAGAAGGACCCGGGCGACCGCTACGCCTCGGCCCGGGACCTCGCCGACGACCTCGACCACTTCCTCCGGGGAGAGCCCGTCGAGGCCACCCGGGGAGGCCCCTGGCATCGCCTCCGGCGCTGGGCCCGGCGGGAGCCCGCGCTGGCCTCCCGCCTGGGGACGATGGCGGCCTGCGGCATCATCATCTACCTGAACCACTCCCTGATCGCCTACACCCAGTCGGCCTCGCTCCGCTCGTTCGTCGTGGTGGTCAACTGGGCGATGGCCTCGTTCCTCTGCCAGCACCTGCTGCAACGGCCCCGGTGGGCCGACCTCGGCCGCTACGTCTGGTCGGCGACCGACGTGGTCCTGTTCAGCCTGCTCGTCTACGTGAACCAGGGACTGAACACGGCGATGGTCTCCGGCTACTTCCTCATCGTCTCGGCCTCCGGGCTCTGGTTCCGGGAGCGGATGGTCTGGCTGACCACCCTGCTCTCCGTCGCCGGCTACGCCGCCCTGGCGATCGGCCAGGGATTGCCCGAGGGCTACGACTCGCCGTACCGCCACTTCGTCTTCGCCTCCGCCCTGGCCGCCTCCGGCTTCGTCGTCTCTTACCAGGTCCGTCGCGTCCGGGCGCTCAGCTGCTATTACGACCCGCGCCCGCTCCCCTGA